The Vallitalea okinawensis genome window below encodes:
- a CDS encoding ABC-F family ATP-binding cassette domain-containing protein translates to MSILTVKNMSHSFGDRVIFSNTSFRLLKNEHIGLIGANGEGKSTFMNIITDKLIPDEGIIEWSSQVSVGYMDQHIQLSKDKTIRSVLREAFQYLYDLEEEMNELYNRISEMNDIQLERVLRQTARIQDTLDTNEFYSIDSKIEAIAGGLGLRDIGLDKTVTELSGGQRTKVLLAKLLLEKPNILLLDEPTNYLDEDHIQWLTVFLRNYDHAFILISHDMHFLNDVVNVIYHIENNILTRYNGNYESFLRNYEENRKQLQIAYINQQKEITKLEDYIRKNKVRASTAKMAKSRQKKLDKIERIEISKKAPKPFFNFKMARASERLIFETMNLMIGYEYPLTKPLNLKMERGEKIALIGANGIGKTTLLKSLMGLIQPLQGDVELGNYQKIGYFEQEVKSVNTHTVLDEVWYELEGLKKHVVRSALAKCGLTSEHIDSSICMLSGGEQTKVRLCKLINQPTNILILDEPTNHLDTDAKDELKRALSEYEGSILLVCHEPEFYMDIVTNVWNCEEWK, encoded by the coding sequence ATGAGTATCTTAACAGTTAAAAACATGAGTCATAGCTTTGGTGACAGAGTTATCTTTTCAAATACATCTTTTCGATTATTAAAAAATGAGCATATAGGACTTATTGGTGCAAATGGTGAAGGAAAATCTACTTTCATGAACATTATTACAGATAAGCTTATCCCAGATGAAGGAATAATTGAATGGAGTAGTCAAGTCAGTGTGGGTTATATGGACCAGCATATTCAGTTAAGTAAAGACAAGACTATAAGAAGTGTATTACGTGAGGCTTTTCAATACTTATACGATTTAGAGGAGGAGATGAATGAGCTCTATAATCGTATAAGTGAAATGAATGATATCCAACTTGAAAGAGTACTTAGACAAACAGCAAGAATCCAAGATACCTTAGATACGAATGAATTCTATAGTATAGATTCTAAAATAGAGGCAATAGCAGGAGGGCTTGGGCTACGTGATATTGGTTTGGATAAAACGGTTACAGAGTTAAGTGGTGGACAAAGGACAAAAGTATTGCTGGCTAAACTCCTTCTGGAAAAGCCTAATATTCTTTTACTAGATGAACCAACTAATTATCTGGATGAAGATCATATTCAATGGTTAACAGTGTTTTTGAGAAACTATGACCATGCTTTTATATTAATCTCACACGACATGCATTTTCTTAATGATGTAGTGAATGTGATTTATCATATCGAAAACAATATTTTAACACGATATAATGGTAACTATGAAAGTTTTCTAAGAAACTATGAAGAGAATAGGAAACAACTACAAATAGCTTATATCAATCAACAAAAAGAGATAACAAAGTTAGAAGATTATATACGCAAAAATAAAGTTAGAGCTTCAACTGCAAAGATGGCTAAATCTAGACAAAAGAAACTCGATAAGATAGAGCGAATAGAAATTTCAAAGAAAGCACCAAAACCTTTTTTCAACTTTAAAATGGCTAGAGCATCTGAGAGATTAATTTTTGAAACAATGAATTTGATGATAGGATACGAGTATCCATTAACTAAGCCATTGAATTTAAAAATGGAAAGAGGAGAAAAAATAGCTTTAATAGGAGCTAATGGTATTGGAAAAACCACGTTATTAAAGAGTTTAATGGGTTTAATTCAACCTTTACAAGGAGATGTTGAACTCGGTAATTATCAGAAGATAGGTTATTTTGAGCAAGAGGTAAAGAGTGTAAATACGCACACTGTTTTGGATGAAGTGTGGTACGAACTGGAAGGGTTAAAGAAACATGTTGTAAGAAGTGCTTTAGCCAAGTGTGGATTAACAAGTGAGCATATTGACAGTAGTATATGTATGCTGAGTGGCGGTGAACAAACTAAAGTAAGGCTATGTAAGCTAATTAATCAACCTACTAATATTTTGATTTTAGACGAGCCAACCAACCATTTGGATACAGATGCAAAAGATGAATTGAAGAGAGCATTAAGTGAGTACGAAGGCAGTATTCTACTTGTCTGTCATGAGCCAGAGTTTTATATGGACATTGTAACCAATGTTTGGAATTGTGAGGAGTGGAAGTAA
- a CDS encoding CD3324 family protein yields MKYENAQNVLPEDVIELIQQYADGQYLYIPRKHENKKAWGESSGTRVCLRNRNKEILMRYNQGESIKDLTKQYYLTEQSIRRIIRNEKEVV; encoded by the coding sequence ATGAAGTATGAAAATGCACAAAATGTATTACCAGAAGATGTTATTGAATTAATTCAACAATATGCAGACGGTCAATATTTATATATACCAAGAAAACATGAAAATAAGAAAGCTTGGGGAGAAAGTAGCGGTACAAGAGTTTGTTTAAGGAATCGAAATAAAGAGATTCTTATGAGATATAATCAAGGAGAATCTATTAAAGATTTGACTAAGCAATACTATCTCACTGAGCAGAGTATTAGAAGAATAATTAGAAATGAAAAAGAAGTTGTTTAA
- a CDS encoding serine hydrolase domain-containing protein, with translation MKSKVLLIFSLVLIMQFSISVQGKTISQQEDLKIDQKELEEYVTQLFEEEMDSQHIPGAAIIITQGKEVLLSKGFGYSDVATKEKVSPESTVFRIGSVSKVFVADSVMQLTEKNKIDFDEDISSYLKTIEISNPFNNPITMHQLLTHTSGLDDQRIGDLSIDRKEIEPLSEFLESNLLPVVRQPGEVIQYNSYGIALAAAVIEDVTNQKYSMYVEENIFQPLGMMNTSMLPEVESLSRSYQYSDGQYKLYPSFGYFNIYPAGGVLSTASDMGKYMIAHLNDGEYNNVQILSKQSIKKIHNQQETFDPVLTGMGYTYWIREYNNYKLLEHGGYGLGYLTDLCLIPEYNLGIFVTINQGDNNFPEEAVRAIIDEFLPKKKSLINDKNIETETWLDIEDFIGYYRFLEMTQTTFDKCSVFPYGQDYRVKINQNGQMILEEKGYYFPDQKTYTLERIENMVFKNLEDNQTIVFRKSEDSPTIFMAESNTSHHGTYVQLKWYETPLFQLSLFIVCMTFFIIVMITFLIMKLYSIIRSKYKKISIKPYNKLIYISVLTSALNAGFIITSLYTFNGRLQYGVPIDVKALLMVPFISLSLIIVMLITWIKDIRTGMKYGIRNAYYLVSILISLAYIWFLNYWNLLGFRY, from the coding sequence ATGAAAAGTAAAGTGTTACTCATATTTAGCTTAGTGTTAATAATGCAATTCTCTATTTCTGTACAAGGAAAGACTATTTCACAACAAGAAGACCTAAAAATTGATCAAAAAGAACTTGAAGAATATGTGACACAATTATTTGAGGAAGAAATGGATAGTCAACATATACCTGGAGCTGCAATAATAATTACACAAGGGAAAGAAGTACTATTGAGTAAAGGGTTTGGTTATAGTGATGTGGCGACAAAAGAGAAGGTGTCACCTGAATCAACAGTCTTTAGAATAGGTTCGGTGAGCAAAGTTTTCGTAGCAGACTCTGTTATGCAGCTAACAGAAAAAAATAAAATTGATTTTGATGAAGATATCTCTTCATACTTGAAAACAATAGAAATTAGTAATCCATTTAATAATCCCATTACAATGCATCAATTATTGACCCACACATCAGGTTTAGATGATCAAAGAATAGGTGACTTATCAATAGATAGAAAAGAGATTGAACCCCTATCAGAGTTTTTAGAAAGTAATTTATTACCTGTCGTAAGACAACCAGGTGAAGTCATTCAGTATAATAGCTATGGTATAGCTTTAGCAGCTGCAGTTATTGAAGATGTTACCAATCAAAAATATAGTATGTACGTAGAAGAAAACATATTTCAACCTCTTGGTATGATGAATACATCCATGTTACCGGAAGTAGAGAGTTTATCCAGATCTTATCAGTATAGTGATGGACAATACAAATTATATCCTTCATTTGGATATTTTAATATTTATCCGGCTGGAGGTGTTTTATCAACGGCATCTGATATGGGGAAATACATGATAGCTCATCTAAATGATGGTGAGTATAATAATGTTCAAATTTTATCCAAGCAATCTATTAAAAAAATTCATAATCAACAAGAAACCTTTGATCCTGTATTAACAGGAATGGGTTATACTTATTGGATAAGAGAATATAACAACTATAAATTGCTGGAACATGGGGGATATGGTTTAGGCTACTTAACAGATTTATGTTTGATCCCAGAGTATAATCTGGGGATATTTGTAACGATTAATCAAGGGGATAATAATTTTCCGGAGGAAGCTGTTAGAGCCATTATTGATGAGTTTCTGCCAAAGAAGAAATCTTTAATAAATGATAAGAATATTGAGACTGAAACTTGGTTAGATATTGAAGATTTTATTGGTTATTATCGATTCTTAGAAATGACACAGACGACCTTTGATAAATGCAGTGTTTTTCCTTATGGGCAAGATTATCGCGTAAAAATTAATCAAAATGGACAAATGATTCTAGAAGAAAAAGGTTATTACTTTCCAGACCAAAAGACATACACATTAGAACGTATAGAAAATATGGTTTTTAAAAATCTAGAAGATAACCAAACAATCGTATTTAGAAAAAGTGAAGACTCACCAACAATCTTTATGGCAGAATCGAATACAAGCCATCACGGAACTTATGTTCAATTAAAGTGGTATGAAACTCCATTATTTCAACTTAGCCTATTTATTGTCTGTATGACCTTCTTTATTATCGTAATGATTACTTTTCTAATCATGAAATTATATAGTATAATTAGAAGTAAGTATAAAAAAATAAGTATAAAACCATATAATAAATTAATATACATTTCCGTATTAACGAGTGCTTTAAATGCGGGGTTTATTATAACATCCTTGTATACTTTTAACGGACGCCTACAGTATGGAGTTCCAATTGATGTAAAAGCCCTTCTAATGGTTCCTTTTATATCACTTTCCTTAATAATAGTGATGTTAATAACTTGGATTAAGGATATTAGAACAGGTATGAAATATGGCATAAGAAATGCCTATTATTTAGTGAGTATTTTAATCTCTCTTGCATATATATGGTTTTTAAATTATTGGAATTTACTTGGTTTTAGATACTAG